CTCCAGTCGCTTCTCGTCGGCGAGTACGCCTACGTGCGATTCTTGCTCTGGCCGCTGCTTTCGGTCCCGGTCGACTCGCAATCAGGCGTCTTTGCCGAGTTGGGCGGGTTCAGTCTCACCCCCTCGCCGGCGCTCGTCGTCTCGGCGTTCGTGGGACTGGCGGTCGCCGGCCTGTGGATCAGGGACGGAACGCCCGGAACCGACGTGCTCTACCGGGGCCTTCGAGCGCTCGCTAGGGTGGTGGGCGGACAGTCGTAAGGACAGACACACGTAGTTCCGGTGGAGATCAGCCCGAACAACCCAACTCCGGTTGTCGTACGACAACCTTGTTTTGTTAACAGTCAACAAGGTTAAGCTATCCAGCGGGGCTAGAGGGGATATGGCGACTGTTTCAGGGTTCGAGGAGGAGTACGATTCCCTCCGGGCGCTGCTGGCGAAGGCCAACGAGCGAAAGACGGGCGACGAACTGGCGGGGATCGCGGCCGACTCCGACGCCGAGCGGGTCGCGGCCAAAAAGACGCTCAGCCGCGTGACGCTTCGCGAACTCCGGGAGAACCCGGTCGTCCCCTACGAGGAGGACGAGGTGACGCGGGTGATCCAGGACGCCGTCCGCGAGCCGATTTATGAACGAATCGCCGAGTGGTCCGTCGCCGATTTCCGGGAGTTCCTCGTCGACTCCTCGACGACCGACCGCGAGATCCGGGCGATTCGCGAGGGACTGACCAGCGAGATGATCGCTGCGGTGACGAAGCTCATGTCGAACATGGACCTGGCGCTCGTCTCCTCGCGGATGACGATCACCGCACGCTGTAACACCACCATCGGTGAGCCCGGCACCCTCTCGTTCAGGTTGCAGCCCAACGACCCCGCCGATAATATCGAGAACGTCCTCGATTCGACCCGCGAGGGGCTCTCGTACGGGGCGGGCGATGCGGTGATCGGGATCAACCCCGTCGTCGACAGCGCGGAGAACACGGCGGCGATCCTCGAAGCGACCCACGGGTTCATCGAGGAGTGGGAGATACCGACGCAGAACTGCTGTCTCTCGCACGTCACTACGCAGATGGAGGCGGTCCGGGAGGGCGCGCCCGCAGACATGCTGTTCCAGAGCCTCGCGGGCACCGAGGCCGGAAACGACGAATTCGGAGTCAGCGTCGACCTGCTCGACGAGGCCGACGAACTGGCCCACCGGCGCTGTAGCTCCGCGGGACCGAACGTCTGGTACTTCGAAACGGGCCAGGGCGCGGAGCTATCGGGCGACGCCCACGAGGGGGTCGATCAGGTCACGCTCGAATCGCGCTGTTACGGGCTCGCGAAGCGCTACGATCCGTTCTTGCTCAACACGGTGGTGGGCTTCATCGGTCCCGAGTACCTCTACGACGGCCACCAGGTCATTCGGGCAGGGTTGGAGGACGTCTTCATGGGCAAGTTGCATGGAATCCCGATGGGGATCGACGCCTGCTACACCAACCACATGGAGGCCGACCAGAACGACGTCGAGACGCTGGCGATCACGCTCGCGGCGGCCGGCTCGAACTACTTCATCACCGTTCCGATGGGCGACGACGTGATGCTCAACTACCAGTCCAACAGCTACCACGATGCGGCGACGCTCCGCGAGCTGTTCGACCGCGAGCCCATCGAGCCCTTCGGCGAGTGGCTCGACGAGATGGGGATCACGGAGAACGGGCGACTGACCGAGCGAGCCGGCGATCCGACGGTGTTCGCGTGAACATGAGCGACGATCATGAGGAAGACCGGATCGACGGGCCGCAGGATGCTGGCCTGCTTGAACGGATCACGGATCGGAACCCATCGCGTCTGGGGGTCGGGCGGGCCGGATCGCGCCCGCGAACCGACACGCTGCTCGAGTTCCGCGCCGATCACGGGATCGCCCGTGACGCGGTGCTCACCACGTCGATCCGTCGTTCGCCGAGGAGCACGGCATGGTGGCGATCAGCACGCTGGTCAGGGACAAAGAGGAGTTCCTCGCGAACCCGGATCGGGGCCGGGAGATCTCCGAAGAAACCGCCGACCGGCTCCGCGAGGAGTGCGAGGTCGGCCCGCAGGTCCAGTTGATCGTCGCCGACGGACTGAGTTCGACGGCCGTCGAGCGAAACGTTCCCGAGCTGTTGCCCGTCCTGCTCGACGGGCTGGCCGATCGCGACCTGCGGGTCGGCACCCCCGTGTTCGTCGAGTATGGCCGCGTTGACGCCATGGACGCGATCGGCGAGGAGCTCGACGCGGACTGTTGTGTGATCCTCATCGGCGAGCGCCCCGGGCTCGCGAGCGCCGAGAGCCTGAGCGCATACTCGGTCTACGGACCCGAACGCGGGGGGCCGACGGCGAAGAAGTCCGTGATCTCGAACATCCATGAAGGAGGGCTGCCGCCGATCGAGGCCGGGGCCCAGCTCGTCGGCCTGATCGCGGAGATGTGTGAGCGCGAACGCAGCGGGATCGACCTGCGCGAAGACGACCGGGAGTTCGTCGCCTGAGTCGCGATGAGTGAACACCGGCTGACGAGCGTCGGGATCGACGTCGGCACCACGACGACGCAGGTCGTCGTGAGCGAACTGGAGGTTCGAACCCCCGCTGGTGAGGGGAAACTGGAGATCGTCTCATGCGAGATCAGGTATCGCGGGGCGATCCACGAGACGCCGCTTTCGGACTCGGAGACGGTCGATATCGACGCGGTCGCGGGGATCGTCGAGGGGGAATTCGCCGCTGCGGGGGTCGAGCGAAGCGGGATCGACACCGGGGCGGTGATCGTCACCGGCGAAACCGCCCGAACGGAGAACGCAGAACCGCTGGTCCACCGGATCGCGAGCGAGGGCGGCGAGTTCGTCGCGGCGGCGGCCGGACCCGCCCTCGAGGCGATCCTCGCGGGCCGGGGGTCGGGGGCGGCGACGCGGGCGAGAGAGCACGGGGAGGTCGTCGCGAACGCCGATGTCGGTGGCGGGACGACCAACATCGCGCTGTTCGATCCCGAGGGCGTACTCGATACGCGCTGTCTCGACGTCGGCGGGCGGCTCGTCCGGTTCGATTCGGTGGGGGCGATCGCGAGCGTTTCGGAGCCTATACGGGAACTGGCCGACGGTCTGGGGATCGCGCTCGAACTCGGTCAGGAGCCCTCAGCGAAGGACCTCGACCGGCTGACGGACGCGATGGCAGACTACGTGCTCGATGCGGTGACCGGCCCGCCGTTTAGCGATCGAACCGAATCGCTCTCGATCGGAGCACTTCCGACGGACCCCGTGAGAATCGACGCGGTCGCCTTCACCGGCGGCGTGGGCCGGCTCGTCCGCTCCGAGCCCGTCTCACCGACCGAATACGGCGACATCGGGCCGACGCTCGCGGCGTCGATCCGCGAGCGGGCGGCCGAAGCTCCGGTGGTCGACCTCGAAGAGACGATCCGGGCGACCGTCATCGGGGCGGGGACGCGAACGACTGAACTCAGCGGCCGAACCGTCGATATCGACGCGTCGGTGCTCCCGCTTCGGAACCTCCCGGTCGTGAGCGTCGCCGAGCTGGGGGAAAATCCCGAGAATCGGCTTCGAGCCGTCCGCACGGAGGCAACGGAACGCTACGGGTCCGACCCGGTCGTGCTCGCGATAGAGGACGTCGGCTCGCTCACGTACGACCGGCTCACCGAGGTCGCGGCGGCGATCGCCCGCGCGTGGATCGACGAGGCCGGCGAGACCGACCCGGTCTGCGTACTCACCCGACAGAACTGCGCGAAGGCGCTCGGACAGGCGTTGGGACGCCGGTGTGAGGGACGGGCGCTCGTCGTCATCGACGAGGTCGGCGCTACTGAGGGAGAGTACCTCGATATCGGCCGGCCGGTAGACGGGAGCGAGACCGTCCCCGTCGTGGTGAAGACGCTCGCGTTCTGAGAGAGCCCCTTGCAGGGGGCAGTTATTAGTATCGTGGCGAGCCATGGCAGGACATGGTTCGAGTCTCCTCGATCGTGATGCTCGTCGGCGTCGCACTGTTGTTCGTCCCGATCCCGCCGATCGCGACGATCGCCGGCGTGCTCGTAATCCTCGCGGGCGCGCTGTTGCGGGTGTTGGCCGGCAAGTAACGCCGGCGCTACACCGTCGAGGTGCTGTAATCAAGGTCGACCGGCCCGTCCCGGATCGTCACGTCCAGGCCCTCGATCCCCTCGAGGTCGACCTCGTGACCACAGGGGGTAAACCGGACGGCGACGCGATAATCCCGGAGGACCGAACGCCGACAGCCTTCGCTTTCGTACTCGGTCGCATCGACCGGGGGCGGGCCGACGATCGCCTCGCAGACCGCCGCATTCTCGCAGTGCGGACAGCGCTCGATGCCCGACAGTCGTGTCTCGATCCGTGGGCGCTCGCGCTCGGCAACGGCTCCCGAGAGTTCGTGGCTCAGACGGTTCAGGTTCACTATCAACCCGTATACGCTCATCGTACATAGTATAGTGAAGTGACACTATATAATTATACCTAAAACGACAGGTATATTATGTGACTGATGGTTCGATCGCTCAGTAAAAGACGCCCTGATCGCTGCGCTTGATTTTCGGGGGTTTCAGGTGGGTGAGAGCGCCGCCGGTGATAGCGCGGCGGACGCGGTCGGCGAAACCGGCGCGTTCCTCGTCGAGACAGGCGAGTTTCGAGTCCGAGTCGTACTCGATGGCCCGACAGTCCGCCAGGACCGGGAGGTCGCGATTCGAGAGTGCGTCTTCGGTCGCTTCGAGTGCACAGCCGACTCGTGGGCCGACGTAGTCGGCCAGTTCCCGAACGTCCGCAGGATATCGACACGTCCGAAGGTATCTGAGCGCGTACCACCGCCGTCTGTTCGCTTGCTGTCCGACGGAACGGAGGTTCACGTCGGTGCTGAGAGCAGGTATCGACATATGCAGATAATGTACGTCCAACTACACATAGTACTACCTCTCATGTGCAAGTGTGTTAAATAGCATCGGATCCCATATTTCGAAACGGGGACGTGGATACCGATCGTAACGGGGCCCGAACAGGGGAAGAGAGAGACGGGCGGCATGAGTCCCGAGGTGGTTCCTCGGGAATCGACAGCGACCGGAGGCGGTTCATTCGACTCGGCGGCGCGACCGCGGTCGCGCTGGCCGGCTGTACCGACGCCGGCTCCGAGCCCAACGCGACCGTCGGCGGTCCGGCGATCACGATACGCGAGGCGACAGTCAGCGACGAGTCGATCACCACCGACGACGAGCTCGAAATCGTCGGCACGCTCGAAAACGACGGTGACGAGCGGGGGACCTACCACGTGGAACTCCGGGTCGACGACGTGATCGTCGAGACGGAGGCGGTGAGCGTCGACCCGGGTGCGCGCGATCAGGTGACGTTTTCCGGGTCGTTCAGTTCGCCCGGCGAGTACGAGGTCCGGTTGAACGACGTGCACGCGGGCACCGTCGAGGTCGAACTGCCGCCTCCGGAGTTCGAGCTGGTCGGGACCACGGTCGAGGAGACGCGAGTCGCCGTCGGCGAGGCGGTGGCGGTCGAGGCGACCGTCGCGAACGTCGGCGGCCGAGAGGGATCGATCACGATCGAGCTCCAGGTGGACGGGCGGCCCAACGACACCGAGGAGCTGACGATCGCGGCGGGGGCGGAGGAATCCGTCCGGTTCACCCCCACCTTCGAGTCGCCGGGCAGCTACGACCTCGCGATCAACGGGATCGCGGTCGACACCGTGGTCGTCGATCGACCGGCGGCCTTCGAGATCGTCGGGACCGAACTGGAATTGGAGACGGTCGCCGTCGGCGAGACGGTCGCGGTCCGCGCGCACATCGAGAACGTCGGCGGGCGGACCGGGACGGTGACGGCGACGCTCCGGGCGGACGGAGAGACGGTCGACACCCGCGAGGGACCGATCGAGCCCGGCGAGGTCGTTCCGGCACGGTTCTCGGTCGGTTTCGACGACCGGGGCGCCCGAACGCTTCGCGTCGTCGCCACGGGCCGGGATCCGGCCGCCGGTCCCGGCGGCAACGACGACGCGCGCGTGGGGCGGCTCTACGTGCTCGGTTGCTCGACGGTCGTCAGCGAGACGGTCACGGTCGGGAACCGCTCCTCGCAGACCTACGAGTTCGACCTGAACGCGCGCGCCGAGGTGACGGTCGCGACGGCGACGCGGTCGGGCGTCGATCCGACGCTCAGCGTCGTCGGTCCTCCGGGGGCGATGGTTGAGGGCGTGAGCGGCGGCGAGATCCGGCGGTCGGTCACGATCCCGCAGAGTGGCCGGTACGAGATCCGCCTCGGAAACGATTCGTACCTCCCGTGGCAGGACGGGCGGTGGGCGATCGAGATCGAGGTCTGTACGTGGGCGGACTAACCGAAGCAGCCTTGGTCGGAGACTGCACCTACTGAGAGATGGGACCGATCCCCACGGAGACGCTCGAAGAAGAGACGACGGTGCTCGCGTTCGACCTCTGGGATACGCTGCTCGACCGCGAATCGACGCTCGTTCCGGCACTGGGCGAACTCCTCGACGCACACGACAGCGACTACGAACCGAGGGTCCTCCTGCGGCGGTATCTGGCGATGCATTTCCGCGATTCGATGATCGACTCGCTGATCCCCGGTCCGCACACCCCGTTCAAGGAGATCAGCCGGCGTGCCCTCGCCTATCGCCTCGAAGGGCTCGGACTGGACGTCTCCGATGGCGAGGTGCGTGCGGTCATCCGGCAGTGGAAGGAACTCCAGCCGTATCCCGACGTCGACGGGGCGCTCGCCCGTCTCGGTGAACGGTACACGCTGGTCGGGCTCTCGAACGGCGATCCGGACATGCTCGAAGCGGTGCGACCGAACTTCGAAACCGATCTCGACGGCGTCATCTCAGTGGCCGAGGCCGGCGCCTACAAACCACACCGTGCGTCGTACGACCTCTGCTGTCAGCGCTTCGACGCGGCGCCACACGAGGTCCTGTTCGTGACGGCACACACCTTCGACCTCGTGGGGGCGAAAGCGATCGGGATGCGCGGGGCGTTCCTCAACCGCCACGAGAACCCGTTCGGCGGCTGGATCCACCGGCCGGACCTCGTCGTCGATGACACGGACGGACTGGCCGACGCGCTGTGTTGAGCTCGTCCGCGACGTTTTACCCGTCGGTGTTCTACGGACGGGGATGGCCGATCCGATAGCGATACTCACCGATGTGCAACCGCAAGACCGCGTTCAGCTGACGCTGTTGAACGGCGAGCGGATCGACGGTGTCGCCCACCCGGTCGACGTCGAGCCTGAACGCCGACTGCGAATCGAACTCCGGACCGGGGACGAGGATCACGCGATCCGGTACGACGTCCGCTCCACGACCGACGACGGGGACTGGGCGACGCCGACCGCCAGACGCTACGACGTGAAACACGACGAGGGCGAATGGATCGTGATGGGAGACGTGAAAGAAGCGACCGTGCTCGAACACGCGAGCGATCGGGAGGAGCGGTCGAACGAGCACCTCTAAGACAGTCTCCGCGGTTCAGCGATACAATCTGTCTCGCCGGCTCACTGAAGCACTCGAAGCTTGCGGGGTCATGGTATGTAGTGACTACCACTGGGCGCGTACGAGCAAATACGTGAACAGGCATGAGCCAATCGAGACCACAAGCGTCTAGCCTCGCGGAAGTCCTCGACCGAATTCTCGATAAGGGTGTCGTCATCGACATCTGGATCCGCGTCTCGCTTGTCGGGATCGAGATCCTCACCATCGAGGCCCGCGTCGTGATCGCGTCCGTCGATACCTTCCTGCACTACGCGAGGGAGATCTCGAAGATCGAACAGGCCGAGGAAGAAGGGACTTAGACGCCCTCGACGACATCGAAATCAGATCGCAAACGTCCCAGTAAGCTACCGACCGCTTCGGTCACGGTGTTCTCCGCTCCTTTCGTCGAAAACAGTCCTCCGGCGCGTTTCAGTCGTTCTGAGCGACCGTTTTGGCCTCCTGGAGGCGCTTTTCGGCCTCGTCGCGGTCCTCCGGGTAGCCCACGTCGATCCGCCAGCCGTCCAGCCCGATCGCGTCGATCGTTCTCCCGGAGCGGATGAGGAGGTCGATCGCCTCGCTGATCTCGTATTCGCCCCGGTTCGAGGGCTGAACGAGCTGGCAGGCGTGGAAGATCGCCGGCGAAAAGGTGTAAAAGCCGGTCATCACCAGATTGGTCGGCGGGTCCTCGGGCTTCTCGATCACTTCCGTGATCTCCCCGAAGTCGTTCGTATCACAGACCCCGTATCGCGAGGCCTCTTCGTACGGGACTTCCTCGACGAGGAACGCCGCGTCGGTGCGCTCTTCTTGCTGTCGGCGGACGACGTCGGCGAGGTTCGCGTTGAAGATGTTGTCACCGAGCATCAGCATGAAGTCGTCGTCGATGTGCTCTTCGACGCTCAACAGGGCGTGGGCCAGCCCCAGCTGCTCGCGCTGGTGTGTGTAGGTGATCGGGATGTCACGATAGGAGTCACCGAAGTGCTCGATGATGTGTTCTTTCATGTACCCGACCACGACCACGAACTCCTCGGCGCCGAGTTCGGCCAACCGGTCGAAACAGTGGGCGACCAACGGTTTGCCGTCGACCTCGACCATCGCTTTGGGTTTGTCCTCGGTCAGCGGTCGCAGTCTCGTCCCCTTTCCTGCAGCCAGCACTACGGCTTTCATGATATTGACAGTCGCTATCCAATCTTTAAATAATTTGTGTCTCAATAGATTGTACGAACTGCCGGAAGGTTATTTTAGACGGAGCGTCCCCCGCGAACAGCGGCCGGTACTCCTATTCCCAGTTGTAGAGGGCGTCCCGGAAGATCGCCTCGACGTCCTCCTTTTCGACGGGGCGGGGATTGCAGCGAAGCAGGCGCTGTTGGGTTTCGACGGTCTGGGTCGCGAGCCAGTCGAGATCGCTCTCGTCGATTCCGGCCAGCTCTGCGAGGCCACTCGGGAGGACGTTCAGGTCGCGCTGGAGCCGAACGTACTCTCCCTTCAGACGGTCGGCGGCCTCACGAGTGTTCAGCCCCGTGGTGTCGACGCCGAACATGCGCGCGAGTTCGACGAAACGCTCGGGGTCGCTCGCGGCGTTATAATCAAGGGTACTCGCCGGGGTGAGCACCGCGATCGTCTCGCCGTGATAGGTGTGATATCGGTTACCGACCGGGTAGGCCATCGCGTGACAGAGGCTCGCGCCGGCGGTAAGTCCGGAGATCGCGCCCATCAGCGCGCCCTGAAGCATGTTCTCGCGAGCCTCGAGGTCGTCGCCGTTGTGGACCGCCCGGCGAACATTGGACGAGAGGAGTTCGATCGCCTTCTCGCTGAACATCTCCGTGACGGGAGTACGTCCGGCATAGACGGGCCGGCTCGTGGGGTCTTCGGCCCGAAGCAGGCTGTCGTACGAGTGGGTCGTGTAGCCCTCGATGGCGTGGCCAAGCGCGTCCATCGCGGTTTTGGCGGTCTGCTCGGGCGGGAGCGTCGTCGTCAGCGTCGGATCCAGCACGGCGGCGTCGGCCCGGATGTGATCGCTCGAGATCCCCTCCTTGACCTCCTTTTCCTCGACGGAGAAGATGGCGACGGGCGAGATCTCCGCGCCCGTGCCCGCCGTGGTCGGCATGAGCACCAGTGGCGGGCCTGACTCGGTGATCGACTCGCCGCTACCCGTGGGCTCGGCGATGTAATCGAGCACCTCGCCGCCGTTCGCGATTACCGTCCGGGCGGCTTTCGCGGTGTCCATGCAACTACCCCCGCCGAGGCCGACGTAGAAGTCATAGCCCGCCTCGCCGCGCTCGTCGCGGATGAAGGAGAGACACTCGTCGACGTCCTCGGTCGAGGGCTCGCGCGCGGAGCCGTCGTAGACGTCGACCTCGTAGGCGTCGAGTTGCTCGCGCACTCGGTCGGCGTGACCCAACGAAACGAGGGTCTCGTCGGTGACGAGTAGGCCGTGAGCGCCGGGTTCGACGCCGAGATCGGCGAACTGGAAGTCGAGTTCCTCGACGGCGTCGCGTCCGAACCGGATTCGAGGCATCTCGAGTTCCCAGACCGTCTCGGGGGTCTGGGTGTGGTCGGGCGCCGAGACGGAACGTTCGTAGCCCACTCAGTCCCACCCCGAGAGCGACTCGTACTGCTCGGAATCGTGCCCGTAGACGACCTCGGCGTCGTGGCGTCGTTCGAGCTCCTTGATCTCCTGGAGGGTCTCGAACCAGTGGCGGTGGCTCCAGAGCAGACCCGCCCCGAGGGGGACTCCGTCCTCGTAGTTTTCTGCTCTATATATCTCGTCGCCGGCGAATATCAGCGACCGGTCCTCGAGGTGGATCATCGTTCCAGTCAGACCGGGCGTGTGACCCGGGAAACGGATGAATTCGACGTCCTCGAAGTGCGTCTCGTGGTCCCGATGGAGCACCTCCCAGTTGAGGTCGTGGTCGAAGTCCTCGAGGATGTAGGCGGCGCTTCCCTGCTCGGTCTTCGCGCTGTAGTAGGCGAACTTGATCTCCTCTTCGTGGACGAACACCGGCACGTCCGTCCCGTCGAAGTGGTGAAGACCGCCGGCGTGATCCAGATGGAGATGCGTCTGGAAGACGTAGTCGATGTCGTCGAGTCCATAGCCGGCGCTCTCTAGATCGCTTTCGAGGTCGTGTTCGTCGGCGTCGTGGGGGTAAAAGGCCTGTTTCAGCCCCTCGGGCCAGTGGCCGTCGAGGGCGTCCTCGTGGTTGCCGGTGTCCCAGAGGATCGTCCCCTCAGGGTGGTCGATCACGAGGTTGTACACGGGAATCTCCGTGTACTCGGTCTCGGGGTTCGGCTCGTCATGGGTGCCGAGCGTGTGGCCCTCGAGCATGTAGTTCTGATCGCACAGCAACCCGCCCCGATGGATCACGTCGATGGTTGCATCAACCATATCGAACGGTCGTTCAGGTCCTCCATCAATCTATGCATACGACGTGTCGGTGACACCTCCCACGGCCGTATCAGGTGGCGATGTGGAGACGAAACCCGTCGCCATCGTCGGGCTCTGCGATCGAGAGTTCCCAGCCATGTGCGTCCGCGATGGCCGATAGAACCGTCGCGGCGCTATCGTCGTTATCGGGATCAACGAACGCCCGTCGAAGCGTCCGATACTCGTCGGCGGCTACGTCGGGGCCGTCGACCGTGATCAGAACGCCCGACTCGTTCGCGTCGACACGGATGGATGATTCCGCTCCCAGATGTGTGATCGTGTGCTCGAAGAGGACCTCGAAAAACAGCGCCAGCAGCGACGGATCGGCGCGGACATGCCGGTCGGCTTCGACCGTCAGCGACGCCGGTTCGGAGCCGACTGCCTCCCACGCGTCCGTCGTGGCGTCCCGGATCGACACCTCGACGAGCGACCTAAGCCCGCGCCCGGCGCGAGCGACGGCGACGAGTTCGTCGACCAACGTACTCGCGCGCCCGATCGCGCTGTCGACCCGGTCGAGATGCTCGTCGTTTCCGGTCTCACGCCCGAGGATCGCGTACTCGCGGGCCACCATGAGCGGGTTTCGGAGGTCGTGCGAGAGGGTTGCTCTGACCGATTCGAGACAGCGGTTTTTCGTCCGCAGGCGCTCGCCGGCGTCGCGGTCCGGGTCGGATGGACTCGTTGTGCAGGGCGCCGTTTCGTGGGCGCTCGCCTCACTCCGATACTCCACTGCCCGATCCAACAGCGACACGACGTGGCCCGGTGCGGTCCGAAGAACCGCCTTCTCGATCCAGCCGTCGACCAGGGGATCGAGCGACGTCGGAACGCTGGCGACGCTATCGAGCGCGTCGACGACCCCGAGTACCGGGAGTTCCGGTCGTTCGGTTCGTAGTCGACGAACGACTGTCCCCTCGTTCGATTCGAGCGTCGCCGCGTCGTAGAGCACCGTCTCGAACGGCTCGTCGGCCACTCGTGGGTCGTCGAGTCGCTCCGCTGTCGAGAGGTGTGCGCC
This sequence is a window from Halalkalicoccus subterraneus. Protein-coding genes within it:
- a CDS encoding ethanolamine ammonia-lyase subunit EutB: MATVSGFEEEYDSLRALLAKANERKTGDELAGIAADSDAERVAAKKTLSRVTLRELRENPVVPYEEDEVTRVIQDAVREPIYERIAEWSVADFREFLVDSSTTDREIRAIREGLTSEMIAAVTKLMSNMDLALVSSRMTITARCNTTIGEPGTLSFRLQPNDPADNIENVLDSTREGLSYGAGDAVIGINPVVDSAENTAAILEATHGFIEEWEIPTQNCCLSHVTTQMEAVREGAPADMLFQSLAGTEAGNDEFGVSVDLLDEADELAHRRCSSAGPNVWYFETGQGAELSGDAHEGVDQVTLESRCYGLAKRYDPFLLNTVVGFIGPEYLYDGHQVIRAGLEDVFMGKLHGIPMGIDACYTNHMEADQNDVETLAITLAAAGSNYFITVPMGDDVMLNYQSNSYHDAATLRELFDREPIEPFGEWLDEMGITENGRLTERAGDPTVFA
- a CDS encoding ethanolamine ammonia-lyase light chain EutC gives rise to the protein MSDDHEEDRIDGPQDAGLLERITDRNPSRLGVGRAGSRPRTDTLLEFRADHGIARDAVLTTSIRRSPRSTAWWRSARWSGTKRSSSRTRIGAGRSPKKPPTGSARSARSARRSS
- a CDS encoding ethanolamine ammonia-lyase light chain EutC, with the translated sequence MVRDKEEFLANPDRGREISEETADRLREECEVGPQVQLIVADGLSSTAVERNVPELLPVLLDGLADRDLRVGTPVFVEYGRVDAMDAIGEELDADCCVILIGERPGLASAESLSAYSVYGPERGGPTAKKSVISNIHEGGLPPIEAGAQLVGLIAEMCERERSGIDLREDDREFVA
- a CDS encoding ethanolamine ammonia-lyase reactivating factor EutA codes for the protein MSEHRLTSVGIDVGTTTTQVVVSELEVRTPAGEGKLEIVSCEIRYRGAIHETPLSDSETVDIDAVAGIVEGEFAAAGVERSGIDTGAVIVTGETARTENAEPLVHRIASEGGEFVAAAAGPALEAILAGRGSGAATRAREHGEVVANADVGGGTTNIALFDPEGVLDTRCLDVGGRLVRFDSVGAIASVSEPIRELADGLGIALELGQEPSAKDLDRLTDAMADYVLDAVTGPPFSDRTESLSIGALPTDPVRIDAVAFTGGVGRLVRSEPVSPTEYGDIGPTLAASIRERAAEAPVVDLEETIRATVIGAGTRTTELSGRTVDIDASVLPLRNLPVVSVAELGENPENRLRAVRTEATERYGSDPVVLAIEDVGSLTYDRLTEVAAAIARAWIDEAGETDPVCVLTRQNCAKALGQALGRRCEGRALVVIDEVGATEGEYLDIGRPVDGSETVPVVVKTLAF
- a CDS encoding transporter yields the protein MVRVSSIVMLVGVALLFVPIPPIATIAGVLVILAGALLRVLAGK
- a CDS encoding DUF7344 domain-containing protein; this encodes MSIPALSTDVNLRSVGQQANRRRWYALRYLRTCRYPADVRELADYVGPRVGCALEATEDALSNRDLPVLADCRAIEYDSDSKLACLDEERAGFADRVRRAITGGALTHLKPPKIKRSDQGVFY
- a CDS encoding CARDB domain-containing protein codes for the protein MDTDRNGARTGEERDGRHESRGGSSGIDSDRRRFIRLGGATAVALAGCTDAGSEPNATVGGPAITIREATVSDESITTDDELEIVGTLENDGDERGTYHVELRVDDVIVETEAVSVDPGARDQVTFSGSFSSPGEYEVRLNDVHAGTVEVELPPPEFELVGTTVEETRVAVGEAVAVEATVANVGGREGSITIELQVDGRPNDTEELTIAAGAEESVRFTPTFESPGSYDLAINGIAVDTVVVDRPAAFEIVGTELELETVAVGETVAVRAHIENVGGRTGTVTATLRADGETVDTREGPIEPGEVVPARFSVGFDDRGARTLRVVATGRDPAAGPGGNDDARVGRLYVLGCSTVVSETVTVGNRSSQTYEFDLNARAEVTVATATRSGVDPTLSVVGPPGAMVEGVSGGEIRRSVTIPQSGRYEIRLGNDSYLPWQDGRWAIEIEVCTWAD
- a CDS encoding haloacid dehalogenase type II; translation: MGPIPTETLEEETTVLAFDLWDTLLDRESTLVPALGELLDAHDSDYEPRVLLRRYLAMHFRDSMIDSLIPGPHTPFKEISRRALAYRLEGLGLDVSDGEVRAVIRQWKELQPYPDVDGALARLGERYTLVGLSNGDPDMLEAVRPNFETDLDGVISVAEAGAYKPHRASYDLCCQRFDAAPHEVLFVTAHTFDLVGAKAIGMRGAFLNRHENPFGGWIHRPDLVVDDTDGLADALC
- the aglF gene encoding UTP--glucose-1-phosphate uridylyltransferase AglF encodes the protein MKAVVLAAGKGTRLRPLTEDKPKAMVEVDGKPLVAHCFDRLAELGAEEFVVVVGYMKEHIIEHFGDSYRDIPITYTHQREQLGLAHALLSVEEHIDDDFMLMLGDNIFNANLADVVRRQQEERTDAAFLVEEVPYEEASRYGVCDTNDFGEITEVIEKPEDPPTNLVMTGFYTFSPAIFHACQLVQPSNRGEYEISEAIDLLIRSGRTIDAIGLDGWRIDVGYPEDRDEAEKRLQEAKTVAQND
- a CDS encoding hydroxyacid-oxoacid transhydrogenase, whose amino-acid sequence is MGYERSVSAPDHTQTPETVWELEMPRIRFGRDAVEELDFQFADLGVEPGAHGLLVTDETLVSLGHADRVREQLDAYEVDVYDGSAREPSTEDVDECLSFIRDERGEAGYDFYVGLGGGSCMDTAKAARTVIANGGEVLDYIAEPTGSGESITESGPPLVLMPTTAGTGAEISPVAIFSVEEKEVKEGISSDHIRADAAVLDPTLTTTLPPEQTAKTAMDALGHAIEGYTTHSYDSLLRAEDPTSRPVYAGRTPVTEMFSEKAIELLSSNVRRAVHNGDDLEARENMLQGALMGAISGLTAGASLCHAMAYPVGNRYHTYHGETIAVLTPASTLDYNAASDPERFVELARMFGVDTTGLNTREAADRLKGEYVRLQRDLNVLPSGLAELAGIDESDLDWLATQTVETQQRLLRCNPRPVEKEDVEAIFRDALYNWE
- a CDS encoding N-acyl homoserine lactonase family protein encodes the protein MVDATIDVIHRGGLLCDQNYMLEGHTLGTHDEPNPETEYTEIPVYNLVIDHPEGTILWDTGNHEDALDGHWPEGLKQAFYPHDADEHDLESDLESAGYGLDDIDYVFQTHLHLDHAGGLHHFDGTDVPVFVHEEEIKFAYYSAKTEQGSAAYILEDFDHDLNWEVLHRDHETHFEDVEFIRFPGHTPGLTGTMIHLEDRSLIFAGDEIYRAENYEDGVPLGAGLLWSHRHWFETLQEIKELERRHDAEVVYGHDSEQYESLSGWD